In the Sulfobacillus thermosulfidooxidans DSM 9293 genome, GGGTGACGGTACACGATCCGTGTCATTTGGCCCATGCCCAAGGCATCCGCCAGCAACCACGGGAACTCTTGCGACGGGCCGGATACGCCATTTTGGAGATGCCGGATTCCGATCGTTGTTGCGGATCGGCGGGGATTTATAACCTGACGCATCCGGACATGGCGCAAAAATTGCTCGAACGAAAACTCGAAGATATCCCCCCAGGTGTAAAGTGGGTCGCGGCTGCCAACCCTGGATGTCTTATGCATATCCAATCCGGTCTTCAACGGGGGACAGAGAGGCCGTCCGCGGTTCATCCGGTTGATTTGGTGTGGCATGCGTATCAACGAGCGGGGTATCTGACACGGGATTGACCCCGACAGGGGAATCATAGAAAGGCGGGATGTAATCATGCGGAAAATGCCGGCAATGGACGCGGTGGTCTCAATTTTAATCGATGAAGGGGTTGAGACCGTTTTCGGGATTCCGGGTGCGGCGATATTACCTCTTTATCAATCCTTATCGAAGGTTTCAGACCGTATTCAATCGGTCACCGCCCGACATGAGGAAGGAGCGACCCATATGGCCGATGGATGGGCGCGGATCACTGGCCGGGTGGGCGTAGCCATTGGCACCTCCGGGCCCGCGGGAACCAACATGGTAACCGGAGTGTATACGGCGTGGGCTGACTCCATACCCATGATCACGATTACTGGCCAGGTGCCGCGGTCACAATTACACCGTGAAGGGTTTCAAGCAGTCGATATCGTCAATATCGTCAAACCCGTGGTGAAGAAAAGTTTTTTGGTCATGGAGCCGGCCCAGATTCCCTGGGTGTTTCGTGAGGCCTTCCGAATTGCCCGCGAAGGCCGACCGGGTCCGGTGCATATTGATTTGCCACTTGACGTGCAAAAGGCGGAAATTCTCTATGATCCGTCGATTGACCAGTCGTTGCCAGTCTTTCGCACACCACCAAATCCGGCAGCTATTCGCCGCGCCGTTGACCTATTACTTCAAGCCCGGCGGCCTCTCATTTTAGCCGGTGGCGGGGTCATCACTGCCAAGGCGGAGAATCTTTTGCGCCAATTGGCCGAATATCTTCAAATTCCCGTTTCGCCGACGTTAATGGCATGGGGAGTGATTCCCGCCGATCATCCGTTGGCCGTCGGCACCGTGGGCATTCAGACCCACACGCGGTCAGCCAACCGCGTCTTTCTGGAATCTGATCTCGTGCTGGCGGTCGGGGCACGATTTGCGGAGCGTCACACGGGCGATCTGGCGATCTACACCCGAGACCGGCAATTTATTCAGATTGATGTCGATCCGGGGCAAATTGGACGCATTATCGAACCGACGCTGGGAATTGTGAGCGACGCCAAACTGGCCTTGGGGGCGTTATTGACCGAAGTTCGTGACCGGGTTTCTCCGCAGAGTCCCAGTGATTGGGTAGACCGTGTGCAGGTGCTCCGGGATAGCTATGACCGAGTCATGGATATTGAAACGGTCCCCATTCATCCCGCACGCGTCTTTAAGGCAATCAATCTGTCTTTCGGTCCCGATACGGTGTTCACGACCGCCATTGGTCTGTATCAAATTTGGTCTGGACAGTTTCAACGCGTTTACCGGCCGCGTCACTATCTGGTGTGTGGTCAGGCAGGACCGTTAGGGTGGGAAATTCCGGCGGCCATCGGGGTAAAGTTGGCGCGCCCGCAACAAGAAGTGGTCGCGGTAGTCGGTGACTATTCCTTCGAATTTTTGGTAGAAGAGATTGCTGTAGCCGTCCAATATCGCATTCCTTTCGTGATGGTGATGCTTAACAACGGGTACCTGGGGCTGATTCGCCAGCCGTCCAAATATCAGTACCAAATGAATTATGGGGTGGATATCAGTTACGACCATAACGACGGGATGGGCATGGATAATGTGGCCATGGTCGAGGCGATGGGCGGCCTAGGCCGGCGAGTGACCGCGCCCCATGAGCTAGAGCCAGCATTAGCTTGGGCGCGGCGGGAAGCCGAAGCACACCGATTGCCAGTCCTGGTGGAAGTTTTCATCCAGCGGGAAGCGGATGCCGCCATGGGCCCGGCGTTGGATCAGATCCGAGAATTTGGGCCGGTCATTGATCGTGAACCGGAACTCCTGACGCCCCAGAAGGAATAACCAACGAGGAGGATAGAGGATATTATGCTGAAATTTGCCGCGAATCTAACGATGTTATATACCGATGTACCGTTTTTGGAGCGCTTCGGCCGGGCCCGGGTCTCCGGATTCGATGCCGTGGAATTTTTGTTCCCATATTCGGACGGGTTGGACGCAGTCACAACAGTTGCCCGGGAAGCGGCAGTGACCATTGCGCTGTTTAACTTGCCGGCCGGTGACTGGGAACACGGGGAACGTGGCATAGCGATTTTGCCAGACCGCCGTGCGGAATTTCGTGCGGGGGTGGCGGAGGCCATCCGTTATGCAACGGCACTCGGTGTGCAGCGGTTAAATTGTCTAGCCGGCCGCCGACCGGACGATTTGCCAGAAGTTGAGGCTTGGGCTGTCTTGCGGGACAATGTGCGCTATGCGGCGGACGAGCTGGCTAAAGCTCATCTTACGCTGATGCTGGAGCCCATCAATCCGTACGATATTCCGGGATTTTTTCTTAACCGGACCTCAGAAGTGATTGATCTGATTCGCGAGGTCGGCCGGTCCAACATTCAGATTCAATATGATATCTATCATCTGCAAAGGACGCAAGGGGAGATTATCGGAACATTCCGGACATTAAGGGAACATATCGGGCACATCCAAATTGCGGACAATCCGGGTCGGCATCAGCCGGGAACCGGCGAGCTAAATTACAAGCGGATTTTTTCGGCCCTGGACGAGGCGGGGTATACCGGCTATATCGGACTAGAGTATATTCCGCAGGGAAGAACCGAGGACAGTCTAGAGTGGTGGCGGCTTTATCAAAACGGACAATTTGCAGGGTAAGGAGCGAAAATGATGACAGAACCGCGAATAGGGTTTATCGGACTAGGGATTATGGGAGCCCCGATGGCAATGAATCTGTTGCGGGCCGGATTTCCGCTCGCTGTACACAACCGAACCCGTGACAAAGAGATGTCGTTGGTGTCGGAAGGCGCAGTGGCCGCAGACAGTCCGGCGGCCACTGCGGATGCTGCCGATGTCATTATCACCATGTTGCCTGACACGCCCGATGTCGAATCCGTTTATTTTGGGGCGAACGGAGTGTTTAACCGCGTACGGCCAGGACATCTACTGATTGATATGTCGACCGCCAGCCCAGCTATTGCCCGCCGGATCCATCAGGCGGCCGTGGAACGCGGTGCTGATAGTTTGGATGCCCCCGTCTCGGGCGGGGATATCGGGGCCAAGACGGGCACGTTATCCATTATGGTGGGCGGCAGTGTCGAGGCGTTTGAACGGGCCCGACCGATATTTCAGGCCATGGGGAAAAATATTGTGCACACCGGGGATGCTGGTGCTGGTCAGGTCACTAAGGCGTGTAACCAGATTGTCGTAGCCTTGACGATTGAGGCGGTTGGAGAGGCGCTGGTTTTGGCTAAAAAGTCAGGCGTGGATCCCGGCCGCGTACGACAAGCTTTGTTGGGCGGATTTGCTCAAAGTCGGGTATTGGACGTCCATGGTCAACGGGCGTTGGAGCAACGGTTCGAGCCGGGGTTTCGGGTCCAGCTGCACCGAAAGGATTTGGCTATTGCTCTTCAGGCTGCCCAGCAACTCGACGTGTCGATTCCTTTAACAGCCACGGTTCACGATATGATGAACAGTCTGTTGGCGCAGGGGTTTGGCGATAAGGATCACTCCATCTTAATTTACGAACTGGCTCGGCGAGCGAATGTCGACATCGGGTAACGAAAAGGCGGGGAAATAGTGGAATTAACAGCAGCAATGGAAGAACGGGAAGCGGCGTTAATGGCTCGCTTTGCCGAGGCAAAACGACATGATTACCGTATACGCGTGCTCGGACGGGGATTTCGTATCCGCTCTAGCCAGAGTGCGGCGACTGAAGAGATCGTATCATTGGCAAACTGGGACCGCGTGGTGGCCTACCAGCCAGCCGATCTGGTGGTAACCGTTGAAGCCGGGATGACGATTTCCGCATTAAATGATCATCTGGCGGCTTGCAGTCAATGGATTCCACTGACCATGGCCGATGGCTTTGATGATACGATCGGCGGCGTGGTGGCGGCCGGCCTTGACGGTATCTGGCGGGGCGGATATGGTCCCTTCCGCGATCGCGTGCTCGGTCTTCGGGTGCTGACCCCCGGGTTTGGGGCGATAGAGGCCGGGGCCCATGTGGTGAAAAATGTGGCGGGGTACAACTTGCCCCGGTTGTTTCTCGGCTCCCGTGGCGTTTTCGGGGTGATTACGCGGGTTACTTTGAAAGTTAGTCCGCGTCCTTCCGTCCGCCGCGTCTGGATTTGGAAGGGGGATTGGGAGACCCTAAGTCGTCAGGCCGATCAATTATTGAACTGGGCTTCGCCGTGGGCTAGCATCCTCCTACTGAAAGAACCGGAGATGGACACATGGAAACTTTGGGCGGAGTGGCACGGGATTTCCAAGACAGTGGAGTTTTTGCAGCGGGAGGTGGGACCCGGGGCGGAGGATCTTCCCTGGTGGTCTTCACCTGGGTGGTTGGCACGCGATGTGACATTAAAAGGAGCAGTGCCGCGTCGGGTTATCGGCGATCTTATGCGTGTCTGGGAGGACGGCCCTTTGGCGGTGGAGTGGCAAAGCGGGGCCTTTTGGGGTGGCTTGCCGGCTAAAGACTGTCGCCGCATTATGCACTGGATTCGTGAACGTTTTGGTGGAGTCGAGGTGGTTTCCGGGCCGGATCTCGATGACGCGTCGAGGTCCCCGATCGTGACAGGACCCTGGCAACGATTGAAACAGGCGTATGATCCGGACGCCGTTTTAGTATAGGAGAGGACGACTATGAATCGAGATCTGGATTGGATTGAGGAACTGAAAGCCATGGTGGGACCGGAATTCGTGTTAACCGACCCAATGGCCTTACTTCCCTACGCCTGCGATGGATATACTTTGTCGCAAGAAACCCCGCGAGCGGTAGTTTTGCCCCAAGAGACGGAACAGGTCGCCAACATCGTCCGGATTTTGCGGAGGGAGAGCATCCCCTTTTTGGCGCGTGGCGCTGGCACCAGTCTCTCCGGTGGGGCCACCCCAGTAAACGGAGCCGTCATTTTGCATTTATCGCGGATGAACCGGATCTGGGAAATTGATCCGGAAAACCGCGTTGTGGTGGTAGATCCGGGCGTGGTCAACGCCGTCATTAGCCGCGTATTAGAGAGTCACGGCCACTTTTATGCGCCTGATCCCTCCTCACAACAGGCGTGTACCATCGGCGGAAATTTTGCGGAAAATTCCGGGGGACCGCATTGTTTGAAATATGGCGTTACCCTGAATCATATCGTGATGGCAGAAGTCGTGACGGTCGAGGGCGATGTGATGCGGCTCGGCAACCTAGCTGGTGAACCTGAAGGCATCGATTGGTTAGGGCTGATCATCGGCTCGGAAGGGACTTTGGTGATTGCCACAAAGCTCTGGCTCAGGATGACACCAAAACCGGCGGCCAGTCAGACCGTGCTGGCCCTGTTCGATGACGTTGCCGAAGCCAGTCAGGCGGTGTCGGATATTGTAGCGGCCGGGGTGATTCCGGCGGCCTTGGAAATGATGGACCGGTTGGCGATTTATGCGGTTGAGCGCGGACCATACCCGGTGGGATATCCAGAAGACGTGGACGCGGTGTTGTTGATCGAGGTCGATGGGGAACGCCATGAAGTGGAAGAGACTGCTCGTCGGGTGGAGGCGGTGTTGCAAGCCCATAAGGTGCGCGCGGTCCGCTTAGCCGAGTCGGAAGCGGAGCGCAATCGGTGGTGGGCAAACCGGAAAACCGCTTTCGGGGCGATGGGCCTCATTTCCCCTCAATATTACGTTCAAGATGGGGTGATTCCCAGAAGCCGGCTGCCGGAAGCATTGGCTCGGATCGATACCATTGCCCGGCGCTACAATATCCGTATTGCCAACGTATTTCACGCTGGCGATGGTAATTTGCATCCTTTGTTGTTATATGACGGGAAAGATGCAGCCATGGTCGAACGGGTGAGGAAGGCCGGTTCGGAAATCCTGGCAGTCTGCGTGGAATTGGGTGGTAGCATTACTGGCGAGCACGGAGTGGGCATCGAGAAGCGGGACGACATGATCAAACAATTCGGTCCCGGCGAATTGGCAGCTCAAGAGGCCGTGAAATACGCCTGGGATCCGGTGGGACTTTTGAATCCGGGAAAGTTGCTGCCGACCGCGGCGGTGTGCCACGAAGCAATTCCCACGCCGTCCACCGAGACGGGCGGAAACTGAAATGCGGATAGTGGTGGCGGTGGTCGCTTAAGGGTTCGGAGAGTGCCGACAAGCTGGTCGATGGAATTGGTCAAGGTTTCTTCAGTGGGTACCCAGCATCGAGCCGGACCGTGTCTTGTGGCAAACGGGGACGAAGAGACCGGAGATTAAGTAAAACGGTATCTAATCGGGCAAGGATGGCGTAATGGTTGGTGGATTGGTTGGAATCAGACCGCGGTGGTCAATTCATCGGTAGGATCCGGCTATGTGCCGCTGGCAGTCCCTATTGGCTTCACTCAGGATTCAAGCAAACCCCATGTGCGTGTTCGCAGAGTATTGGGCTCTTTAGTCTATAATAGGATTTAGAGCGGAAATTCGAAAAGGAGCCTGATCCGTCATGCCAGCAGTGGAACCTGACAATATTTGGTTGTTGCCTCGCCTTGAAGAGCCCGATGTTATAGGACGACCCAAGCCTGTGATTGTCCGCACGACTGCACCTAGCCTTTTAGAGGGAGCCGGATTTCCTGTTAGAAGACCGTTCCCTTCTCGTGACATCCCGTTTACCATGAGTGATCCGTTTCTATTACTGGACCACATGGGAGCTGTTGAATATGCTCCGGGGGAAGCAAAAGGGGCACCATGGCACCCGCATCGCGGATTTGAAACCGTCACCTATATTTTAGACGGGGCCTTTCGGCACCGAGATTCTCATGGCGGAGGGGGACTGATCACAAATGGAGCAACACAATGGATGACGGCTGGCAGTGGCATTTTACATGATGAAATGCCTCCCGAGGATCTGGTCCAAAAAGGCGGCCTCTTTCACGGCGTGCAGCTTTGGGTGAATTTGCCGCGCAAATTGAAAATGGTACCGCCCCAGTATCAGAGCATCGAGGCCAGTGCCGTGCGCTTATTGACTTCTGCCGATGGCACCGCCATTATCCGCCTCATTGCCGGGGAATTAGGAGACTATCACGGTCCGGGGAAAACACGGACCCCGATTACATATGCGCACATTAGTCTTCAGCCTGATGCCCAGTTGCGTCTATTGTGGCCAAAGGGGTTTAGTGCGATAGTTTATGCCCTCTCCGGAAAGGGAACCGCGGGGGATGAGAATGTACCCATCAAGGAAGGGGAAGCCGTGGTTTTTGGCGCGGGCGATGTGGTGCAAATGCGAGCTGATAAGGTCCAAAGTGCAAAGAGCCCGCGACTGGAAATCTTAGCGCTTGGGGGACTCCCGATTCGTGAACCCATTTTTTCTTATGGACCCTTTGTCATGAATACGCGTGCTGAAATCTTGCAAGCCATTGAGGATTTCCAATCGGGACGGATGGGACATATTCCTGCGGCCAATCTCCTGGGCGATGATAGTTCCTCCAGCAAGTCCTAGAACTTTCCGAGTTCTTGAAAAATATCGGGTATATGTCAAAACCACCTGGGCTGCAACTGGTTTAAAGCCGATTTGAGGTCTGCCAAAAGTAAGTCTGGCGGATAGCGGGCGGGTTCACGCTGTGCCACATAGCGATCATAATATCGTCCTTCCGTCTTTGCTGATTGGGTGTCAGAACCCAGGGATATGTCTTGTGGTTGCCAGTCATGCACAAACTGGGCATAACCAATGTGCGGAAAGCTAAAATGGATGAGGGGACCATGAAGGCTCATGCGGATTTGCCGTTCGCTTGGGGGTGTTAAATCCCACAATAGGGGAAGAACCTGATCTAAAGAAGCGCGTATTTGCGTTGAATCTCCTTCCCAGTGGAGCAAGATGAGCAATAAACTAATCCAGGGACGTTGATCATCCAGTACTCTGAGGCGCTGGGCCACATCCCTGAGCCGTGTGGCCGGTCCTTTCCGCACGGTTGAGCGTGTATTCAGCGCCTTGGGATGGGTATGAACCCACGAAATTAATTGGTTGAGCGGAATCAGCCGCATGGGCGCATATTGTGACCCGTGGGGATTAGCCACCAGCCGAATGGGAAGGACTCCTTCGGCCATGAGATTTTCTACAATCTTTGGTGAACAGTGGGCGAGTTCAGCGCCATGTCGAGGCGTCACCCAAATTTCTTCTGTATCCACAATGTCCTCCCAAGACCCTTGTTGCATGGCTTGAGTTGATTATACAAAATTTACGGCCGAGACGATCTTAATAATGATTCCACGAAACGGCCATTTTAGCCGTATCGACGGGATTTTGAAATGATGGAATTCGGCTATCAATATGCATTAAATAACGTCCATCAATCCAGTCCATATGTGTCACAGCCGTGGTGTTGCCTTGGGGACCTTGGTTAATGACATCAATCATGATGAGACCGGGAAATGGGGGAAGATAATGGGCGTGTAAGTAATTAACCAGGTTAAATGCGATGTCCTGTTCATAGCGTGGACTTCCACCCGTAATTTCGATCGTCCAATCCCCTTCTTGCCAGGTCAATTTGGCATCGTTAAAAGTGCCATGAAATCCATAAGCGACAGCCTCTAAAGCCGCATTTCGTCCACCGACGATGATGTGTTCCTTGCCGGTTGCATTGAGAATGCTTTGATTGGGACGCCACAGAGGATTAAATTGACGTAAGGTCGTCATATCTAGTGATGGGGTTCCTACTTGATTACTCGCTAATTGCCGGATGCCAAAGGATCCGACATTCGGTAGGGAACTTAACACCTGCCCGATATTGGGCGAATTGACGGGTTCTTGTTGGGTCGTATCCCGTAAATGAACGGTCCAGTGATTCGGTCCTGTCGATGTCAGAGCCGTTAAATAACCGCCAGCAAAATGATAGATCGAAGAGGGAATCACCTCTGGGGCCTCTAACGGGAGCGCTGTAAATTTCTTGATATCCCCCATAGCTTGTTGAACCACAGGATTGAATGGCGAGGTGATACTCGATGTGGCGGAAAATGTTGTGGATGGTGGCGAGGCAGCGTCTTGGGCATTGCTCGCACCTGGTGCCGTTCGGTTAGCTGAGGAACTCGTCTCGGGAGAATGATGCTGTGTCTGGGTCCCACCCGATGTCGTGACAGTGCCAGAAATATTATAACTGCCATTATGGGTCGGTGTGATTTGGGCCGCACCTGACAACCCACAACCCGTTAACGAGAGGA is a window encoding:
- the gcl gene encoding glyoxylate carboligase, with translation MRKMPAMDAVVSILIDEGVETVFGIPGAAILPLYQSLSKVSDRIQSVTARHEEGATHMADGWARITGRVGVAIGTSGPAGTNMVTGVYTAWADSIPMITITGQVPRSQLHREGFQAVDIVNIVKPVVKKSFLVMEPAQIPWVFREAFRIAREGRPGPVHIDLPLDVQKAEILYDPSIDQSLPVFRTPPNPAAIRRAVDLLLQARRPLILAGGGVITAKAENLLRQLAEYLQIPVSPTLMAWGVIPADHPLAVGTVGIQTHTRSANRVFLESDLVLAVGARFAERHTGDLAIYTRDRQFIQIDVDPGQIGRIIEPTLGIVSDAKLALGALLTEVRDRVSPQSPSDWVDRVQVLRDSYDRVMDIETVPIHPARVFKAINLSFGPDTVFTTAIGLYQIWSGQFQRVYRPRHYLVCGQAGPLGWEIPAAIGVKLARPQQEVVAVVGDYSFEFLVEEIAVAVQYRIPFVMVMLNNGYLGLIRQPSKYQYQMNYGVDISYDHNDGMGMDNVAMVEAMGGLGRRVTAPHELEPALAWARREAEAHRLPVLVEVFIQREADAAMGPALDQIREFGPVIDREPELLTPQKE
- the hyi gene encoding hydroxypyruvate isomerase — protein: MLKFAANLTMLYTDVPFLERFGRARVSGFDAVEFLFPYSDGLDAVTTVAREAAVTIALFNLPAGDWEHGERGIAILPDRRAEFRAGVAEAIRYATALGVQRLNCLAGRRPDDLPEVEAWAVLRDNVRYAADELAKAHLTLMLEPINPYDIPGFFLNRTSEVIDLIREVGRSNIQIQYDIYHLQRTQGEIIGTFRTLREHIGHIQIADNPGRHQPGTGELNYKRIFSALDEAGYTGYIGLEYIPQGRTEDSLEWWRLYQNGQFAG
- a CDS encoding FAD-linked oxidase C-terminal domain-containing protein, giving the protein MNRDLDWIEELKAMVGPEFVLTDPMALLPYACDGYTLSQETPRAVVLPQETEQVANIVRILRRESIPFLARGAGTSLSGGATPVNGAVILHLSRMNRIWEIDPENRVVVVDPGVVNAVISRVLESHGHFYAPDPSSQQACTIGGNFAENSGGPHCLKYGVTLNHIVMAEVVTVEGDVMRLGNLAGEPEGIDWLGLIIGSEGTLVIATKLWLRMTPKPAASQTVLALFDDVAEASQAVSDIVAAGVIPAALEMMDRLAIYAVERGPYPVGYPEDVDAVLLIEVDGERHEVEETARRVEAVLQAHKVRAVRLAESEAERNRWWANRKTAFGAMGLISPQYYVQDGVIPRSRLPEALARIDTIARRYNIRIANVFHAGDGNLHPLLLYDGKDAAMVERVRKAGSEILAVCVELGGSITGEHGVGIEKRDDMIKQFGPGELAAQEAVKYAWDPVGLLNPGKLLPTAAVCHEAIPTPSTETGGN
- a CDS encoding FAD-binding oxidoreductase, translated to MELTAAMEEREAALMARFAEAKRHDYRIRVLGRGFRIRSSQSAATEEIVSLANWDRVVAYQPADLVVTVEAGMTISALNDHLAACSQWIPLTMADGFDDTIGGVVAAGLDGIWRGGYGPFRDRVLGLRVLTPGFGAIEAGAHVVKNVAGYNLPRLFLGSRGVFGVITRVTLKVSPRPSVRRVWIWKGDWETLSRQADQLLNWASPWASILLLKEPEMDTWKLWAEWHGISKTVEFLQREVGPGAEDLPWWSSPGWLARDVTLKGAVPRRVIGDLMRVWEDGPLAVEWQSGAFWGGLPAKDCRRIMHWIRERFGGVEVVSGPDLDDASRSPIVTGPWQRLKQAYDPDAVLV
- a CDS encoding 2-hydroxy-3-oxopropionate reductase, whose amino-acid sequence is MMTEPRIGFIGLGIMGAPMAMNLLRAGFPLAVHNRTRDKEMSLVSEGAVAADSPAATADAADVIITMLPDTPDVESVYFGANGVFNRVRPGHLLIDMSTASPAIARRIHQAAVERGADSLDAPVSGGDIGAKTGTLSIMVGGSVEAFERARPIFQAMGKNIVHTGDAGAGQVTKACNQIVVALTIEAVGEALVLAKKSGVDPGRVRQALLGGFAQSRVLDVHGQRALEQRFEPGFRVQLHRKDLAIALQAAQQLDVSIPLTATVHDMMNSLLAQGFGDKDHSILIYELARRANVDIG
- a CDS encoding pirin family protein, translating into MPAVEPDNIWLLPRLEEPDVIGRPKPVIVRTTAPSLLEGAGFPVRRPFPSRDIPFTMSDPFLLLDHMGAVEYAPGEAKGAPWHPHRGFETVTYILDGAFRHRDSHGGGGLITNGATQWMTAGSGILHDEMPPEDLVQKGGLFHGVQLWVNLPRKLKMVPPQYQSIEASAVRLLTSADGTAIIRLIAGELGDYHGPGKTRTPITYAHISLQPDAQLRLLWPKGFSAIVYALSGKGTAGDENVPIKEGEAVVFGAGDVVQMRADKVQSAKSPRLEILALGGLPIREPIFSYGPFVMNTRAEILQAIEDFQSGRMGHIPAANLLGDDSSSSKS